The proteins below come from a single Desulfocurvibacter africanus subsp. africanus DSM 2603 genomic window:
- the glp gene encoding gephyrin-like molybdotransferase Glp, whose protein sequence is MTHGFFEVVSTARFREILTSFPPLGAEHAELSAAHGRVLAKDVAAREDLPLADRSSMDGYAVRAADTFGASEGNPAYLESAGSLRIDAVPDFSIQSGECAAITTGGILPEGADAVVMIEHTQELGSGTIEIRKSLAPHDNVMLRGEDAKAGETALARGTRLRAQEIGFLAALGIDAALVHRRPRVAVLSTGDELVDISATPRVGQVRDVNTVAVCALVAEAGAEPVALERVPDRLDVIVDALRRGLAECDMLFLSGGSSVGTRDLTVEAIGKLPNSQILAHGVQVSPGKPTILASVAGKPIWGLPGQVTSAQVVMHAFGMPFLRHLAGDPAAFDPARRPMRQAELARNVASKAGREDYLRVSLQQRPGQPPLALPRLGKSGLLKTMLQAEGLIVMDARLEGLKAGSLVDVWLL, encoded by the coding sequence ATGACCCACGGATTCTTCGAAGTCGTCTCCACGGCCCGCTTTCGAGAGATACTGACCTCTTTCCCACCTCTAGGCGCGGAGCATGCCGAGCTTTCAGCCGCCCATGGCCGGGTGCTGGCCAAGGACGTCGCGGCCCGCGAGGATTTGCCTTTGGCGGACCGGTCGTCCATGGACGGCTACGCCGTGCGCGCGGCTGACACCTTCGGCGCGTCCGAGGGCAACCCGGCTTATCTGGAGAGCGCGGGCAGTTTACGCATCGACGCCGTTCCCGATTTTTCCATCCAGTCGGGTGAATGCGCGGCCATCACCACCGGCGGCATCCTGCCCGAGGGCGCCGATGCCGTGGTCATGATCGAGCATACCCAGGAGCTGGGCAGCGGAACCATCGAGATCCGCAAGTCCCTGGCCCCGCACGACAACGTCATGCTGCGCGGCGAGGACGCCAAGGCGGGCGAGACGGCCCTGGCGCGCGGCACGCGTCTGCGCGCCCAGGAGATCGGCTTTCTGGCGGCCTTGGGGATCGATGCGGCCCTGGTGCACCGCAGGCCGCGCGTGGCCGTGCTGTCCACTGGCGACGAGCTGGTGGACATTAGCGCCACGCCGCGAGTGGGTCAGGTGCGCGACGTGAACACCGTCGCGGTCTGCGCCCTGGTGGCCGAGGCCGGAGCCGAACCCGTGGCCCTGGAACGTGTGCCCGACCGGTTGGATGTCATCGTGGATGCACTGCGGCGCGGACTGGCCGAATGCGACATGCTCTTCCTCTCGGGCGGCAGTTCCGTAGGCACGCGCGACCTTACTGTGGAGGCCATCGGCAAACTCCCGAACAGCCAAATCCTCGCGCACGGCGTGCAGGTCAGCCCCGGCAAGCCGACCATCCTGGCCAGCGTGGCCGGCAAGCCCATCTGGGGTCTGCCCGGACAGGTCACCTCGGCCCAGGTGGTCATGCACGCCTTCGGCATGCCTTTCCTGCGTCATCTGGCCGGCGACCCGGCGGCCTTCGACCCAGCGCGCCGCCCCATGCGCCAAGCCGAGCTGGCCCGCAACGTGGCTTCCAAGGCCGGCCGCGAGGACTACCTGCGCGTTAGCCTCCAGCAGCGTCCCGGACAGCCGCCCCTGGCATTGCCAAGGCTGGGCAAGTCCGGCCTGCTCAAGACCATGCTCCAGGCCGAAGGGCTCATCGTCATGGATGCCCGGCTGGAAGGCCTCAAGGCCGGCAGTCTCGTGGACGTCTGGCTGCTGTAG
- the hcp gene encoding hydroxylamine reductase yields MSMFCYQCEQAAKGEGCTKIGVCGKQPDVAALQDLVIWCLRGLALVAVEARKAGVPTREADELAVKGLFATLTNVNFDPEYFEHLASDIIRERESLKAKLAPSGVVGMLKNGIAKLTGNGDTAGGKFERGPAAYTLPSGIASMVADGEKFAGLKSYPTDNADIASLMHTVLFGIRGVAAYADHAQILGQCDEGLYAFLHEALAAGWDGVQRDLGAWVGLSLKVGEYNLKAMELLDAGNTGTYGHPTPTKVPLGHRKNKCILVSGHDLKDLHMLLEQTKGKGIDIYTHGEMLPTHGYPELKKYEHFYGHFGTAWQNQHKEFPTFPGPIVMTTNCIQKPQGAYEKNIFTTGLVGWPGVPSVPADARGDKDFSDVIRRAQEMPGFTDDQDKGGVMVGFARNAVLGVADKVIEAVKSGAIRHFFLVAGCDGAKPGRNYYTEFVEKAPKDTVILTLACGKFRFFDKDLGTIGGLPRLLDIGQCNDAYSAIQIAVALSKAFGVGVNELPLSMVLSWYEQKAVAILLTLLHLGITNIRLGPTLPAFLTPNVVDFLVQNYNIKPITTPDQDLEAILGAQAVA; encoded by the coding sequence ATGTCCATGTTCTGTTATCAGTGCGAGCAGGCTGCCAAGGGCGAAGGATGCACCAAGATCGGCGTGTGCGGCAAACAGCCCGACGTGGCGGCCTTGCAGGATCTCGTGATCTGGTGTTTGCGCGGCCTGGCCCTCGTGGCCGTGGAGGCCCGCAAGGCCGGTGTGCCCACCCGCGAAGCCGATGAACTTGCGGTCAAGGGCCTCTTCGCGACCCTGACCAATGTGAATTTCGATCCCGAGTACTTCGAGCATCTCGCCAGCGACATCATCCGCGAGCGCGAGAGCCTCAAGGCCAAACTCGCGCCTTCGGGCGTGGTCGGCATGCTCAAGAACGGCATCGCCAAGCTGACCGGCAACGGCGATACCGCCGGCGGGAAGTTCGAGCGCGGCCCGGCAGCCTACACCCTGCCCAGCGGCATCGCTTCCATGGTCGCCGACGGCGAGAAGTTCGCCGGCCTCAAGTCCTACCCCACGGACAACGCGGACATCGCCTCGCTCATGCACACGGTGCTCTTCGGCATCCGCGGCGTGGCCGCCTACGCCGACCACGCCCAGATTCTGGGCCAGTGCGACGAAGGGCTGTACGCCTTCCTGCACGAAGCTCTGGCAGCAGGCTGGGACGGCGTTCAGCGCGACCTCGGCGCATGGGTCGGCCTGTCCCTCAAGGTCGGCGAGTACAACCTCAAGGCCATGGAGCTGCTTGATGCGGGCAACACCGGGACCTACGGCCACCCTACGCCCACCAAAGTCCCGCTCGGCCACCGCAAGAACAAGTGCATTCTCGTCTCGGGTCACGACCTCAAGGACCTGCACATGCTTCTTGAGCAGACCAAGGGCAAGGGCATCGACATCTACACCCACGGCGAGATGCTGCCCACCCACGGCTACCCCGAGCTGAAGAAATACGAGCACTTCTATGGCCACTTCGGCACGGCCTGGCAGAACCAACACAAGGAGTTCCCGACCTTCCCTGGCCCCATTGTCATGACCACGAACTGCATCCAGAAGCCGCAGGGCGCATACGAAAAGAACATCTTCACCACCGGCCTGGTGGGCTGGCCCGGCGTGCCGAGCGTGCCGGCCGACGCGCGCGGCGACAAGGATTTCTCGGATGTCATCCGGCGCGCCCAGGAAATGCCCGGCTTCACTGACGACCAGGACAAGGGCGGCGTCATGGTCGGCTTCGCGCGCAACGCCGTGCTCGGCGTGGCCGACAAGGTCATCGAGGCGGTCAAGTCCGGAGCCATCAGGCACTTCTTCCTCGTGGCCGGCTGCGACGGCGCCAAGCCCGGCCGCAACTACTACACCGAGTTCGTGGAGAAGGCCCCCAAGGATACGGTCATCCTGACCCTGGCCTGCGGCAAGTTCCGCTTCTTCGACAAGGACCTGGGCACCATCGGCGGCCTGCCGAGGCTGCTCGACATCGGCCAGTGCAACGACGCCTACTCGGCCATCCAGATCGCCGTGGCCCTGTCCAAGGCCTTCGGCGTGGGCGTCAACGAGCTGCCCCTGTCCATGGTCCTGTCCTGGTACGAGCAAAAGGCAGTGGCCATCTTGCTGACCCTGCTGCACCTGGGCATCACGAACATCAGGCTCGGGCCCACGCTGCCGGCCTTCCTTACGCCCAACGTGGTCGACTTCCTGGTGCAGAACTACAACATCAAGCCCATCACGACCCCGGACCAGGACCTGGAAGCCATCCTGGGCGCGCAGGCCGTGGCCTAG
- the hcp gene encoding hydroxylamine reductase, with the protein MFCYQCEQAAKGEGCTKIGVCGKQPEVADLQDLTAYVLRGLSLVALEGRKTGNVVAEADQYTVALLFSTLTNVNFDPEYFVNAIRQIVRYRDELRAMIENTGRDLQLPEGPATFEPAADSEGVIRQAQGKGLKNYPTNDPDIASLMHTVLFGLKGVAAYTDHAQILGVKDEEHYKNFHEALAAGWDGKERGLQEWVGLALKVGELNLKAMELLDKANTGAYGNPVPTQVPLGHRKNKAILISGHDLRDLHMLLEQTKGKGIDIYTHGEMLPTHGYPELKKFDHFYGNWGTAWQNQQKEFPTFPGAILMTTNCLQRAQQSYEHNLFTTGLVGWPSVTHIEADSTGYKDFSPVINRALELPGFTEDEDRGHVMVGFGHDAVLGVADKIIDAVKSGAIKHFFLVGGCDGAKPGRNYYTEFVEKAPKDTVILTLACGKYRFYDKDLGTIGGLPRLIDIGQCNDSYSAIQIAVALSKAFNVGVNELPLSMILSWYEQKAVAILLTLLALGIKNIRLGPSLPAFITPNVLNFLVQNYDIKPISTPDQDLEAILGNKAA; encoded by the coding sequence ATGTTTTGTTACCAATGTGAGCAGGCGGCCAAAGGCGAAGGATGCACCAAGATCGGTGTATGTGGCAAGCAGCCGGAAGTCGCGGATCTGCAGGACCTTACGGCCTATGTCCTGCGCGGCCTGTCCCTTGTGGCCCTGGAAGGCCGCAAGACCGGCAACGTGGTTGCCGAGGCCGACCAGTATACCGTGGCACTGCTCTTTTCCACGCTGACCAACGTTAACTTCGATCCCGAGTACTTCGTCAACGCCATCAGGCAGATCGTACGCTACCGGGACGAACTGCGCGCCATGATCGAAAACACGGGCCGCGACCTGCAGCTGCCCGAAGGACCGGCCACTTTCGAGCCTGCTGCGGACAGCGAAGGCGTCATTCGGCAGGCTCAGGGCAAGGGGCTCAAGAACTACCCCACCAACGACCCCGACATCGCCTCGCTCATGCACACCGTGCTTTTCGGCCTCAAGGGCGTGGCAGCCTACACCGACCATGCTCAGATCCTCGGCGTGAAGGACGAGGAGCACTACAAGAACTTCCACGAGGCCCTGGCCGCAGGCTGGGACGGCAAGGAGCGCGGGCTTCAGGAGTGGGTCGGCCTGGCCCTCAAGGTCGGCGAGCTGAACCTCAAGGCCATGGAGCTGCTGGACAAGGCCAACACCGGCGCCTACGGCAACCCCGTGCCGACGCAGGTGCCGCTAGGCCACCGCAAGAACAAGGCCATCCTCATCTCGGGCCACGACCTGCGCGACCTGCACATGCTGCTGGAGCAGACCAAGGGCAAGGGCATCGACATCTATACCCACGGCGAGATGCTGCCCACCCACGGCTACCCCGAGTTGAAGAAGTTTGATCACTTCTACGGCAACTGGGGAACGGCCTGGCAAAACCAGCAGAAGGAATTCCCGACCTTCCCCGGCGCGATCCTCATGACCACCAACTGCCTGCAGCGCGCCCAGCAGAGCTACGAGCACAACCTGTTCACCACCGGCCTGGTGGGCTGGCCCAGCGTGACGCACATCGAAGCCGATAGCACGGGCTACAAGGACTTCTCGCCGGTCATCAACCGCGCCCTGGAGCTGCCCGGCTTCACCGAGGACGAGGATCGCGGCCATGTCATGGTCGGCTTCGGCCACGATGCTGTGCTCGGCGTGGCGGACAAGATCATCGACGCGGTCAAGTCCGGGGCCATCAAGCACTTCTTCCTGGTGGGCGGCTGCGACGGCGCCAAACCAGGCCGCAACTACTACACCGAGTTCGTGGAGAAGGCCCCCAAGGATACGGTCATCCTGACCTTGGCCTGCGGCAAGTACCGCTTCTACGACAAGGACCTGGGCACCATCGGAGGCCTGCCGCGGCTCATCGACATCGGCCAGTGCAACGACTCCTACTCGGCCATCCAGATCGCCGTGGCCCTGTCCAAGGCCTTCAACGTGGGTGTCAACGAGTTGCCTCTGTCCATGATCCTGTCCTGGTACGAGCAGAAGGCCGTGGCCATCCTGCTGACCCTGCTGGCCCTGGGCATCAAGAACATCCGCCTCGGACCCTCGCTGCCGGCGTTCATCACTCCCAACGTGCTCAACTTCCTGGTGCAGAACTACGACATCAAGCCCATCAGCACCCCGGATCAGGACCTGGAAGCCATCCTGGGCAATAAGGCTGCCTAG
- a CDS encoding patatin-like phospholipase family protein: MRAEGVFALGLWRTRPWRLLNRRFNRMIICVLAVVALAACAGVARKNAVPEDLTTQAVVPGMADVRYRSGIDQKEILREGIASFYREQAYLASRGHREAMPPAVFLAISGGGDNGAFGAGLLNGWTVAGNRPEFKLVTGVSTGALIAPFAFLGPAYDDELKRFYTTVSPSDVAIRRWFLAAITSDALTDNAPLWKLVENAVDQALLDAIAVEYEKGRLLLVATVDLDARQSVLWNMTKIAASRDSKALDLFRSILIASAAIPVAFPPVMIDVEAHGHEYQEMHVDGGTMSQVFVYPPSLRVGETSDKYHVVRERKLYVIRNARLDPEWASVERRTMTIGERAISSLIHTQGIGDLYTIYLTSKRDGVDYNLAFIPASFDAPHQENFDTEYMRALFRTGFDMSAKGYPWEKTPPGF, encoded by the coding sequence ATGCGCGCGGAAGGCGTCTTCGCTCTTGGCCTCTGGCGGACAAGGCCCTGGAGGCTGCTGAATCGGCGATTCAATCGCATGATCATCTGCGTGCTCGCCGTCGTCGCACTCGCGGCCTGCGCCGGAGTGGCCAGAAAGAACGCCGTCCCCGAGGACCTCACGACGCAGGCTGTCGTGCCGGGCATGGCCGACGTTCGCTATCGCTCCGGCATTGACCAGAAAGAAATCCTACGCGAAGGCATCGCATCCTTTTATCGCGAGCAGGCCTATCTCGCGTCCCGTGGACACCGTGAGGCGATGCCGCCAGCGGTGTTCCTGGCCATTTCAGGCGGCGGCGACAACGGCGCCTTCGGCGCAGGCCTCCTTAACGGCTGGACCGTCGCCGGCAACCGGCCGGAATTCAAGCTTGTGACCGGCGTAAGCACCGGAGCGCTCATCGCTCCGTTCGCATTCCTTGGGCCGGCATACGACGACGAACTCAAGCGGTTCTACACGACCGTATCGCCCTCGGACGTCGCAATTCGACGCTGGTTCCTGGCCGCGATAACCAGCGACGCCCTGACCGACAATGCACCGCTCTGGAAGCTTGTGGAAAATGCGGTGGACCAGGCGCTGCTGGATGCCATCGCCGTAGAGTACGAAAAAGGCAGGCTGCTCCTGGTCGCCACCGTGGATCTGGACGCCCGCCAATCCGTGCTTTGGAACATGACGAAAATCGCAGCAAGTCGCGATTCCAAGGCGCTCGACCTGTTCCGTTCCATCCTGATCGCCTCCGCCGCGATCCCTGTCGCCTTCCCGCCGGTGATGATCGACGTCGAGGCCCACGGCCACGAATACCAGGAGATGCACGTGGACGGCGGCACCATGTCGCAGGTCTTCGTCTATCCGCCCTCCCTTCGTGTGGGGGAGACAAGCGATAAATACCACGTGGTCCGCGAGCGCAAGCTCTACGTGATCCGCAATGCCCGCCTTGACCCCGAGTGGGCCTCGGTCGAGCGCAGGACCATGACCATCGGCGAACGGGCCATCTCCTCGCTCATCCACACCCAGGGGATTGGGGATCTGTACACGATCTACCTGACCAGCAAGCGCGACGGCGTGGACTACAATCTCGCGTTCATCCCGGCGAGCTTCGATGCGCCGCACCAGGAAAATTTTGACACCGAGTACATGCGCGCGTTGTTCCGGACCGGTTTCGACATGTCGGCGAAGGGTTACCCGTGGGAAAAGACGCCGCCCGGCTTCTGA
- a CDS encoding RDD family protein: MSLANRSSHPANALLMKRVAANVHDLLRTTLFHIPVFIFIVALLILFQEEGRIVAALSAFFGVSSFLIPWLYFASAESSFRQATKGKRAEGFIVVDKAGRRISFCRATLRHLLFLLCSLTFGLAFIPRSLQQKRPVPA, encoded by the coding sequence ATGTCATTAGCAAACCGCTCTAGTCATCCAGCAAATGCTCTGCTCATGAAAAGAGTAGCTGCCAATGTGCATGATCTATTGAGAACAACTCTCTTTCACATCCCCGTATTCATTTTTATTGTTGCACTTCTCATTCTCTTTCAAGAGGAGGGGAGAATTGTCGCCGCTTTGTCTGCTTTTTTCGGAGTCTCAAGTTTTCTTATTCCTTGGCTCTACTTTGCATCTGCCGAGTCTTCGTTTCGACAGGCGACCAAAGGCAAGCGTGCGGAGGGATTCATCGTCGTTGATAAGGCTGGCCGCAGGATAAGCTTTTGCCGGGCAACGCTCCGCCATTTGCTCTTCCTGCTGTGCAGCTTGACCTTTGGCTTGGCTTTCATCCCCCGGTCTCTTCAGCAAAAAAGGCCTGTTCCTGCATGA